Proteins encoded by one window of Juglans regia cultivar Chandler chromosome 15, Walnut 2.0, whole genome shotgun sequence:
- the LOC108999074 gene encoding amino acid permease 3-like, whose product MAGNTATKNHLPNPHNQVFNVSVDVNQQGGSKCFDDDGRIKRTGTVWTASAHIITAVIGSGVLSLAWATAQLGWVAGPVVMFLFSFVTYYTSTLLSACYRSGDPATGKRNYTYTDAVRSNLGGAMVKICGLVQYLNLFGVAIGYTIASSISMMAIKRSNCFHSSQGENPCQINSNPYMIAFGVAEIVFSQIPDFDQLWWLSIVAAVMSFTYSTIGLGLGIAKVAETGKFRGSMTGISIGYVTQTQKIWRSFQALGDIAFAYSYSMILIEIQDTVKSPPSEAKTMKKATLVSVGVTTLFYMLCGCMGYAAFGDLSPGNLLTGFGFYNPYWLLDIANAAIVIHLVGAYQVFCQPLFAFIEKNAQERFPDSQFITKEIRIPIPGFHSFRLNLFRLVFRTIFVIITTVISMLLPFFNDVVALLGALGFWPLTVYFPVEMYIAQKKIPKWSTKWLCLQILSVACLIISIAAAAGSIAGVVLDLKSYKPFSTTY is encoded by the exons ATGGCTGGGAACACTGCTACAAAGAACCACCTTCCCAATCCCCACAACCAAGTTTTCAACGTCTCCGTCGACGTAAATCAGCAAGGTGGCTCCAAGTGCTTCGACGACGATGGCCGTATCAAGCGAACTG GGACTGTTTGGACTGCTAGTGCTCACATAATAACAGCTGTGATCGGGTCTGGGGTTCTGTCCTTGGCCTGGGCCACAGCTCAGTTGGGATGGGTTGCTGGTCCTGTTGTCATGTTCTTGTTCTCCTTCGTGACTTACTACACTTCCACCCTCCTCTCTGCATGTTATCGTTCCGGGGACCCTGCCACTGGCAAGAGAAACTATACCTACACGGATGCTGTGCGATCAAACCTGG gTGGAGCGATGGTTAAGATATGTGGACTAGTCCAGTACTTGAACCTTTTTGGAGTTGCCATTGGCTACACAATAGCATCATCCATAAGCATGAT GGCAATCAAAAGGTCTAACTGTTTCCACAGTAGTCAAGGCGAGAATCCATGCCAAATTAACAGCAACCCATATATGATTGCATTTGGAGTCGCTGAAATAGTTTTCTCCCAAATTCCCGACTTTGATCAGTTGTGGTGGCTCTCCATCGTCGCAGCTGTGATGTCCTTCACTTACTCAACAATTGGTCTTGGCCTCGGCATCGCAAAAGTAGCAG AAACTGGAAAGTTCAGGGGATCTATGACTGGAATAAGCATTGGCTATGTGACTCAAACACAAAAGATATGGAGGAGCTTCCAAGCACTCGGAGACATCGCTTTTGCATACTCCTACTCCATGATCCTCATCGAAATCCAG GACACAGTGAAATCCCCACCATCAGAGGCCAAGACAATGAAGAAGGCCACCCTAGTTAGCGTTGGTGTCACGACCCTTTTCTACATGCTTTGTGGCTGCATGGGTTATGCTGCTTTTGGGGATCTCTCCCCGGGAAACCTCCTCACTGGTTTCGGCTTCTATAACCCATATTGGCTGCTGGACATAGCAAATGCTGCCATAGTAATCCACCTTGTTGGTGCATACCAGGTTTTTTGCCAACCCCTTTTTGCCTTCATTGAGAAAAACGCACAAGAGAGATTCCCTGACAGTCAATTCATCACCAAAGAAATCAGAATCCCAATCCCCGGTTTTCATTCCTTCAGACTCAACCTCTTCCGGCTGGTTTTTAGGACAATTTTTGTTATCATAACCACTGTGATATCAATGCTCCTACCATTCTTTAATGATGTGGTTGCACTTCTTGGGGCTTTAGGATTTTGGCCTCTCACAGTTTACTTCCCTGTGGAGATGTATATAGCCCAAAAGAAGATACCAAAGTGGAGCACAAAATGGCTTTGCCTTCAAATTCTGAGTGTCGCATGCCTCATCATCTCCATAGCTGCTGCAGCTGGTTCAATTGCAGGGGTTGTTCTTGATCTTAAGTCTTATAAGCCCTTCTCGACCACCTACTAA
- the LOC108999059 gene encoding amino acid permease 3-like, translating into MSGNTTTKNNLPHNQVFNVSVDVNPQGSSNCFDDDGRLKRTGTVWTASAHIITAVIGSGVLSLAWATAQLGWVAGPVFMLLFSLVTYYTSTLLSACYRSGDPATCKRNYTYMDSVRSNLGGAKVKICGLVQYLNLFGSGIGYTIASSISMMAIKRSNCFHSSQGKNPCKINSNPYMIACGVVQIFFSQIPDFDQLWWLSIVAAVMSFTYSTIGIGLSIAKAAETGKLRGSLTGISIGYVTQTQKIWRRFQALGDIAFAYSYSMILIEIQDTVKSSPSEAKTMNKATLISVAVTTLFYLLCGCMGYAAFGDLCPGNLLTGFGFYNPYWLLDIANAALVIHLVGTYQVYCQPLFAFIEKNAKERFPDCEFITKEIRIPIPGFHPYRLNLFRLIWRTIFESSTIITTVISMLLPFFNDVVGLLGALGFWPLTVYFPVEMYIGQKKIPKWSTKWLCLQILSVACLIITIAAAAGSIAGVVLDLKSYKPFSTTY; encoded by the exons ATGTCTGGTAACACTACTACAAAGAACAATCTTCCCCACAACCAAGTTTTCAACGTCTCCGTCGACGTAAATCCACAAGGCAGCTCCAACTGCTTCGACGACGATGGCCGTCTAAAGCGAACTG GGACTGTTTGGACTGCTAGTGCTCACATAATAACAGCTGTGATCGGGTCTGGGGTTCTGTCCTTGGCCTGGGCCACAGCTCAGTTGGGATGGGTTGCTGGTCCTGTTTTCATGTTATTGTTCTCCCTCGTGACTTACTACACTTCCACGCTCCTCTCTGCATGCTATCGTTCCGGGGACCCTGCCACTTGCAAGAGAAACTATACCTACATGGACTCTGTGCGATCAAACCTCG GTGGAGCGAAGGTTAAGATATGTGGACTAGTCCAGTACTTGAACCTTTTTGGATCTGGCATTGGCTACACAATAGCATCATCCATAAGCATGAT GGCAATCAAAAGGTCTAACTGTTTCCACAGCAGTCAAGGCAAAAATCCATGCAAAATAAACAGCAACCCATATATGATTGCATGTGGCGtcgttcaaatatttttctcccAAATTCCCGACTTTGATCAGTTGTGGTGGCTCTCCATCGTCGCAGCTGTGATGTCCTTCACTTATTCAACAATTGGTATTGGCCTCAGCATCGCAAAAGCAGCAG AAACTGGAAAGCTCAGGGGAAGTCTGACTGGAATAAGCATTGGCTATGTGACTCAAACGCAAAAGATATGGAGGAGGTTCCAAGCACTCGGAGACATAGCTTTTGCATACTCCTACTCCATGATCCTCATCGAAATCCAG GACACAGTGAAATCCTCACCATCAGAGGCCAAGACAATGAATAAGGCCACCCTAATTAGCGTTGCTGTCACCACCCTTTTCTACTTGCTATGTGGCTGCATGGGTTATGCTGCTTTTGGGGATCTCTGCCCTGGAAACCTCCTCACTGGTTTCGGCTTCTATAACCCATATTGGCTGCTGGACATAGCTAATGCTGCCCTAGTAATCCACCTTGTTGGTACATACCAAGTTTATTGCCAACCCCTTTTCGCCTTCATTGAGAAAAACGCAAAAGAGAGATTCCCGGACTGTGAATTCATCACCAAAGAAATCAGAATCCCAATCCCCGGTTTTCATCCCTACAGACTCAACCTCTTCCGGTTGATTTGGAGGACAATTTTT GAATCCTCAACAATCATAACCACTGTGATATCAATGCTTCTACCTTTCTTTAATGATGTTGTTGGACTTCTTGGGGCTTTAGGATTTTGGCCTCTCACAGTTTACTTCCCTGTGGAGATGTATATTGGGCAAAAGAAGATACCGAAGTGGAGCACAAAATGGCTTTGCCTTCAAATCCTGAGCGTCGCATGCCTCATCATCACCATAGCTGCTGCAGCTGGCTCAATTGCAGGGGTCGTTCTTGATCTTAAGTCTTATAAGCCCTTCTCGACCACCTACTAA
- the LOC108983463 gene encoding amino acid permease 3-like yields the protein MAGNTATKNHLPNPHNQAFNVSVDVNQQGGSKCFDDDGRIKRTGTVWTASAHIITAVIGSGVLSLAWATAQLGWVAGPVVMFLFSFVTYYTSTLLSACYRSGDPATGKRNYTYIDAVRTNLGGAKVKICGLVQYLNLFGVAIGYTIASSISMMAIKRSNCFHSSQGENPCQINSNPYMIAFGVVEIVFSQIPDFDQLWWLSIVAAVMSFTYSTIGLGLGIAKVAETGKFRGTMTGISIGYVTQTQKIWSSFRALGDMAFAYSYSMILIEIQDTVKSPPSEAKTMKKATLVSVAVTTLFYMLCGCMGYAAFGDLSPGNLLTGFGFYNPYWLLDIANAAIVIHLVGAYQVYSQPLFAFIEKNAQERFPDSQFITKEIRIPIPGFHSFRLNLFRLIWRTIFVIITTVISMLLPFFNDIAGLLGALGFWPLTVYFPVEMYIAQKKIAKWSTKWLSLQILSVACLIISIAAAAGSIAGVVLDLKSYKPFSTTY from the exons ATGGCTGGGAACACTGCTACAAAGAACCACCTTCCCAATCCCCACAACCAAGCTTTCAACGTCTCTGTCGACGTAAATCAGCAAGGTGGCTCCAAGTGCTTCGACGACGATGGCCGTATCAAGCGAACTG GGACTGTTTGGACTGCTAGTGCTCACATAATAACAGCTGTGATCGGGTCTGGGGTTCTGTCCTTGGCCTGGGCCACAGCTCAGTTGGGATGGGTTGCTGGTCCTGTTGTCATGTTCTTGTTCTCCTTCGTGACTTACTACACTTCCACGCTCCTCTCTGCATGTTATCGTTCCGGGGACCCTGCCACTGGCAAGAGAAACTACACCTACATCGATGCTGTGCGAACAAACCTGG gtGGAGCGAAGGTTAAGATATGTGGACTAGTCCAGTACTTGAACCTTTTTGGAGTTGCCATTGGCTACACAATAGCATCATCCATAAGCATGAT GGCAATCAAAAGGTCTAACTGTTTCCACAGTAGTCAAGGCGAGAATCCATGCCAAATTAACAGCAACCCATATATGATTGCATTTGGAGTCGTTGAAATAGTTTTCTCCCAAATTCCCGACTTTGATCAGTTGTGGTGGCTCTCCATCGTCGCAGCTGTGATGTCCTTCACTTATTCAACAATTGGTCTTGGCCTCGGCATCGCAAAAGTAGCAG AAACTGGAAAGTTCAGGGGAACTATGACTGGAATAAGCATTGGCTATGTGACTCAAACACAAAAGATATGGAGCAGCTTCAGAGCACTCGGAGACATGGCTTTTGCATACTCCTACTCCATGATCCTCATCGAAATCCAA GACACAGTGAAATCCCCACCATCAGAGGCCAAGACAATGAAGAAGGCCACCCTTGTTAGCGTTGCTGTCACAACCCTATTCTACATGCTATGTGGCTGCATGGGTTATGCTGCTTTTGGGGATCTCTCCCCTGGAAACCTCCTCACTGGTTTCGGCTTCTATAACCCATATTGGCTGCTGGACATAGCAAATGCTGCCATAGTAATCCACCTTGTTGGTGCATACCAAGTTTATTCCCAACCCCTTTTTGCCTTCATTGAGAAAAACGCACAAGAGAGATTCCCGGACAGTCAATTTATCACCAAAGAAATCAGAATCCCAATCCCCGGTTTTCATTCCTTCAGACTCAACCTCTTCCGGTTGATTTGGAGGACAATCTTTGTTATCATAACCACTGTGATATCAATGCTCCTACCATTCTTTAATGATATTGCTGGACTTCTTGGGGCTTTAGGATTTTGGCCTCTCACAGTGTACTTCCCCGTGGAGATGTATATAGCCCAAAAGAAGATAGCGAAGTGGAGCACAAAATGGCTTTCCCTTCAAATCCTGAGTGTCGCATGCCTCATCATCTCCATAGCTGCTGCAGCTGGTTCAATTGCAGGGGTTGTTCTTGATCTTAAGTCTTATAAGCCCTTCTCGACCACCTACTAA